ACGTATCTTCTGGTAGACGGGGATAACGATCTGCGTTGGCGTGAGCCGGCGAGCCGTGCCGTCGTCGCGTTTCCACTTGCCCTCGAAGTACGGCAACTCGTGGTCGCAAGTTGGCGCGAAAAACAGCAACCGTGAAAACGGCCCTTGCTGGTCGTCGTGCGCGTAAAACTCGTCGATGCGCCGCCCGATTAGCGGTGGGGCGTTGCCGTACGGCGATTCGTTCGCGTGGATCGGCTGCTCCCTCAGAGAGTAGCCGGATATGGTGACGGCGTGCTGGCCCAACTCTTCCACCTGCATAATCAGCAGCACCGGAAGTCCCATGCGAACATGCGCGTAGATCAGCGAAGCGACCGGAGCTTCGGCGCACGCGGCCGCGCCGTACACTTCGGGATCGAGTCCGTTTTGGCGGATCGCGCTGCAGATCTGCTCGACGTACAGGTAGCTAGACGGCAGCGCGCGCTGGTCGAAGAACGACATCGTCGCGTCCATCGTGATCTTGGGTGGACGAGGAGCCGGCGTCCCGAAAAGCCGCGACGTTTTCTGGAAACACGACCATAGCGCGACCGTCGCACACGCCGCCAGTGCCTGGTCCTGTTCCTGGAACGCCAGGCTGCGCACACGCAGCGAAACGCCGAAAAGGTGCACGTCGTAGTCGACCAGCGCGTCGTAGTGACGTCGGCCGTGATCGTCGCCATATGTCTTCAATTGCGTGCGGCCGATGATCGCGTCCGGCAACGGTTTGATGACGATAAAACCGAGGTACGTTTTCCGCAGTCGGCGTACGTGTTTGGGTTTGGCTTCGCCAGCGATGATCGCTTCGAACTGCGCACGCGGAACGTATTCCGAGAAGAAATGCAGTCGCTTGCAATATCGTTCGTACGGCGTGTGACAGCTGACGTAATACGACGCGAAGTCCTGAAGAAAATCGCCGTCGACGTAATCGTGTTCGACGACGATCATCTTGGCGTCGAGTTCATCGTTGTTGAGATAGCCGAACAGGTAATCGACGTGCGCGTCGGTCGCCGCAGAGTCAGCGGGGAATTCGCGGGTCCCTACGGCTGCGTTGAAATTCTTGCGGTCGAACTCGTAATGATCAAGCACCCCGGGTCAACTGCCGGGGCTAAATGCTGACTTGCGTACGCAGATCCTTTTCGGTGACACGGAGGGCCCGTTCGAGGGTGCGACCGTAGGCGTCGGCCTGTTCGGCGCCTTCGGCGATCTCGCGTAGGATCGCATCGCGGTCCTCATCATTCAAGTTAAAGTCCTCCGTCGAAGGCGCATTCTGACGCTGGGAGCGCGCTAGCGGCATCGGGGCCCCCTTTCTGGCGACGTGCGACTGTATCGGCTTCGACATACCCGAAGTCCTCCGTACCCGCGAATCAAGACCGGGCTTGCTCGATTTCATTTTTACCATATAATAAGAGGTCAATCAACCGTAAACACGAGATTTTTACCAGGGAGAAAAGACCACGCGCAATGGCTCCTCCCAAGAAGAAACGCGAAGGCGGCCCCGGGCGGCATGAACTGCCCGCAGGCGCCGGTCGCGAGGACCTACAGACAACGATTCATCCTGCCACGATGCGGTGGCTGCGCAGCGCCGCTCGTCGGCGGAGTTGCGGAATGGGGCGAGTCCTGGACGATCTCGTAGACCGGGCCTATGCGATCACCGAGCTCGTCAAGGCCGGCGAAGAAGCGGCTATCGAGACGACTGATCCGCTTGCCGTGCAAGAACCCAACGTGGTACGCTGATCCGCGGAGTGGCTGCGAAAAGAAAGCCTTCGTTCGGCGAAACGATTATTTCGCTACGCCGCGAGCAAGGGCTCAACCAAGCCGATCTGGCCGCGCGGATTCGACGCGAAGACGGGCGGATCGGCATCTCGCGGCAGTACCTGAACGACATCGAGCACGACCGACGCAGCCCGGCCGGCGATCACATCATCCGGGAAATCGCCAAGGCGCTTCGAGCCGATCCGGCGTTCCTCACGTTTCTCGCCGGGCAGATGCCGCCCGAAATTCGGAGCATGGATCTCGACGAGCGGCAGCTGCGAGCGGCGATTGAAGGCTTCCGCAAAGCCGCCCGCAAGATCAGCCGCTGACGTTCTGCTCCTCCGTTGACACAGACGTCGCGCGGGCGTATGCTTGTACGGCAGTACGCGGATTAGCGTACAGCGCCGAACCCGGCGCGGAAAGCAGGACGAGATGGATCCGGAAAAGATTCCCCAGGCGGTAGCGATCGGCGCACTGATGTTCGTTACCGCCGACGTTTTCGTCAGACGCGAGCGTTCGCTGTTCGCCGCGCTGATGCGCACGTTGGGATGGGCCTAACAATGACGTTCGACGGAGCGGTCGTCCGCGAGCGGGGCGTCACGTTCGCGATCGCGGTGGTGAACGCCAACGTCCTGCAGCTTCCATCAGAACGCGATGCTTTGCAGATGCGCATGAGCTTATTGTTCCGCGTGCCGACGGTGCTCATGGCCCAAGATTCGTGGGGAAGGCCCACGTATTGGGGGCGCCGCGACATCGTCAACTTCCTTTCCGGCGTCGATCCAAGCCGCATTCCGTGGCGCCGATATACGCTGAGTTAAGGGCCGACGACGGCGTTGGTCTCCGTCGTGCCGATCGAGTTGCAGGGTGCGTTGGAGCAAATTCTGGACCGCACTGGCGACCAGAACGTTCGCCCATACCGGCTCGCCGTGGACGGCAGCTGCGAATGGCGAAGGAAATCGGAACCTGCGCGAATTACGGGCCTCGCAGCGGAACGACGGTTTTGGGAAGATCGCTTTCCGGATCGTGTGGGTCCAACTTGGCACCGCTATGCTCTTGCAGGTGATCGATGAAGACGACCAGGTTGGGCTCAATGTCTTTTTCGCCGAATTTGCTCGGAAACTTGATTGCAGGGATTCCCAGACTGTAGGTGACTTGTCCCAATCGGATGGTCGGAGGATCGACGTCCAGCAGCCATGATCCCGTCAGTTCCTGCATCGACGTTCCCAGCGCCCCGTGGTTTGACGGATCTGTCAAGTCCAGGATTCCGATGGGAATCTCGACGTGGACGCACGTGATGATCTGTGGCGCTCGAGGCGCCATCATGTATTTCCCGCCAACCGCGGCCAACGATCCGACCTCGGCCAACGCGACGATCGGCGACTTGGCGAAATAGAGCGCCGGCGCTTTTCCCGCGCGATGGTACCGTCCATCGGAAACCGCCGAACCGGCCGCGCTCAGGAGCGTTTTACGCCATTTGTACAGCGAGACGTTTGTCCACGTCTCGCTGCACGTGGCAAGTCTTATTTTGGGGAGCGCGGCACGCAGCTCAGCCTCATCGTGCAAATCGACTAGCCAAACTGCAGGCCTTTGAGCGCTTTTTCGACGCGCTCGAGCACGTCAATGCGTCCGTCCTTAAAGAACTCGATCGGGCGTTCGTCGTCCAGACCGTGGTTTTCGGTTTTGAGCCACGCTTTAAGCGTTTCTTCGCCGCCGAGCTCATGTTCGAGACCTCGCCGGACGCGTTCGCTGCGCTCGACGAAATCAGCGAGACTGATCGGCTGCTTTTCGATCGCGTTGTGAACGACGCGTTCGTCGACGTCGAAGCCCAGCGCCACCCGTTTCAGCAACGCGGCGTCGTAAATCTCTCGTTTTCCCTTGCCTGGCACTTCGATCTCCTTTATGATGTTCGCTCGTCGACGGTACGCCTGCGCGACTGCGCGCGACGAAACTCTGCGTATCGTTTCACTTCCTCGATCTCGGCCGGATCAAGCAGGCGCGCGATGTCGATCAGACGCTGGAGCGTTGCTTCCGAGTTGGCGCTGTTCTGCGGAATCAGCGCTCCGATGTCGAGGTCCAGGGCCGCCGCGATCTTGCCCAGGTCGTCGAGCCTGGGCTTGTATGTGCCGGTCTCCCAACGTGAAACGGTGTTAGGGGCGACTCCAAGCTTGGTTGCCAACTCCTGTTGTGACAAGCTTCGACCTTCACGTTCGGCCTTGAGTCTGTGGGCGATCTGTTCGGAAATGGACACCATGGCTATTCTACGCCGAGCGTAGACCTTTGTCCAGTCAGCGTTGACACCGTTTGGACGGTGTGTTATCCTAAGCACGGATGTAGCTCTACGCTAGGCGTAGATTCCGAAGAAAGGTCAGAAACACTCATGGAGCCCAAGGAATCTGCCGGGCGCGAATCCGGCGCAAAGATCTGGATCGACGACGTCGAGCACGTCGTGGACGTCCTCGAACTCTCCGGCAAGCAGCTCAAGGAGCTTGCGGGCAAGAACGGAGGTGCGCGTCTGTTCCTCGCGCAGGCTGAAACGCGCGACCTCGCCATCGCGGACGACGAGATCGTTCAGATCAACGGCGGCGAACAGTTCCGCACGACGAAGATCCGCAAGGCCTATCAGATCTACATCGACGAGGTCGAGTACGTCGTCGAAACGGAAAAGATGACCGGCACGCAGATCAAGCAGCTCGCGGGAAAACCTGCCGACTACACTCTGTTCCTCGAGAGGCCGGGCCAACCCGACAAGCAGATCCGCGACGACGAAGTCGTCCATATAAAGGAGGGCGAGCACTTCCATACGGTGCCGCCGGCGAACTTTGGATAGAACTGTGTCGCGCAGTCTCGCGGAAAAATGTGTCGATGATTTCATCGCAAGACATCCGGAGGCGAAAGTGCATCGCCTGCAAAACGGCGACTTCAGCGTTTGCGTGCCCGGCGTGGCGCTGACCGGGTGGTCGAAACCGCAGAGCGCCGTCGCGTTCGTCGTGCCCGCCGGATTTCCGGTGCAGCGGCCTGATTGCTTCTGGACCGACGGAGATCTCACGCTACAAAGTGGAGCGGCGCCCGCGAACTCGCAGATGAGCCAGCCGCATCCGGTACATCCCGGAATGCGCTGGTTTTCCTATCATCCGAATATTTGGGACGTGCGCGACACGGTGGAAACATATTGGCATCTAATCCAAGGACGTCTGCTGCAGGCGCGATGAAAACGCTCGTTATCCCCGCGAACCTTGCGCAGGAGTTGCGCAAGCTGTTCGAGGCCGCGCCGCTGGAAAGCGGCGGCGTGTTGTACTGTCGCGAAGCGTGCGGTCTGAATGATGTCAAGCTGCTCGGCGTCGAATTTTCGCCATACGAGGAAGACGAATATCGCAAACGCACGGCGGAATCCCTGACCGTCGATCCCGTCGCCGTGAACGAACGCATTCAGCGAGCGAACCGAGACGGTCTTTCGATCGTGCAGGTGCACACGCACCCGGCTTCCGAGCAAGCGACGTTTTCGTCGGTGGATGCGGCGGGCGAAGACGAGATGATGCCGGTGATCGCTCGGCGTTTGCCGGATCGGGTCCACGCGACACTGGTGCTTGGGCGATCGTCGTCGTCCGTCCGCTTTTACGACCGCGAACTGAATAGGAACGACGGCCGAATCGTTTCAGTCGGCGCGAAAATCGAGCGTCTCGACCACCTTCGAGTGGGTACGATCGATCGCTTCGTACGGTCGTACCTGGCGCTGGGCAAAGGCGGCCAGGCCGCGCTGCAGGACATGACGATCGGCGTCGTCGGCCTGGGAGGGCTCGGGTCGGTCGTCGCCGAGCAGCTGTCATATCTGGGCGTCGAACGCGTGGTGCTGATCGATCCCGATCACGTCGAAGAGAGCAACTTGAATCGCGTCGTCGGCGCGGTTCCCTCCGACGTTCGACGCAATAAAGTCGAAGTCGCCGCTGCGCGTTACCGTTCCGTGCTTCCGTCGGCGACGGTCGACATGGTCGTCGGATCGATCATCGACGAGCGCGTTGCTCGCGCGATCGTCGATTGCGATCTCGCTTTTTGTTGCACCGACGGACACGGGAGCCGGGCCGTGCTGAGTTGGCTGGCCTACCAATACCTGGTTCCCGTCGTCGACGTGGGCGTGCAGATCGACGTGTTCGACGAAACGGTCGCCGCGATCGCGGGGCGCGTGCAGCTGGTCGGGCCGGGAATGCCTTGTCTGCACTGCTGCGAATCGCTCGACGCCAACCGCGTTCGCGAAGAATTCATGACCGAAGAAGAACGTGCGCGCGACGCATACGTCACGGGCGCAGCCGTCGCGCAGCCGGCCGTCGTGACGTTCAATAGCGTGGCGGCTTCGTTGGCGACGACTATGCTGCTCGGCCTTGCAACGCCGCTTCGCCTGGCGGCTCGCATGCAGACGTTTAACGCGATGACGGGCCAAGTTCGACCTGCGGAAGCAACGCCGAAGGACGGCTGTCCGTTCTGCTCCGCAAGTTCGGCTGTTTTCGGCCTGGGCGACTCCTTGCCGGGTATCTGGAGAAAAGATGTCGGACTGACGGTGTCGCGCTACCGCTTCGTTTCGTTCGGGCCGGTCAAGCGAGTCGTGACGCAAACTGACGCACAAGCTCACGCTTGTACCGGCGGTATCGGCCTCGTGATGGCCGGTAAACTGCCGAAGATGGCTGTGTTCGCCTGTCCGGACGGCTGCGGACAGACGCTCAAGATCAACCTCATGCGACAGATGGGGCGGGCGTGGACCGCGAGCGTGGACCGGATCGGTCGTCTGACGCTTTCGCCGTCGGTTGACCTGAGCGGCGGCTGCCGAGCGCATTTCATTCTGGGAAGCAACGTCGCACGGGTGATTTATGCGTAAAGGCGACAGGCTTTGGCCGATTTGCGGTAAAAGCACGGGACAGAACCTTCTGGTTCGTTACCGTCGCCGGAGAGAACCCATCATGGCTTCAGAAGAGCGCAACCGCCTGACTACCGAAGACGTTCTCACGGACCTCAAGAGGCGCGGAATCGATGTGCGCGACCTTGGCTTGCGCCGGGTGTCGCTTTCTGTCGACACTGACCAACGGCTGAACGCTGCCGAAGACCGCATAAAAAAATTGCTGCGTCGCGATTAACTCTTGCCCGGCTCTTCGCGGCCATTGACCGCCGTGTCAGGCGAAGCTTCCGTCGAATTCTCCGGGGGCTTAATGCCGAACAGTTCCATGAGTTCGGTGATCTTGGTTTTGTCAAGTTGATTGCTCGTCGGACCCATCATCTGACGGAAGGCGTGACCCATCATTTCGCGCATCCATTCGCGCTCGTCGTTCATGACGGCTTTTTCTCGCGCGTAAGCCATCTTCTTGAGAAAACCTTTGCGACGGTACCAGTGGAGACCGTCAGGCTGTATCGCGACCACGTCGAGCTTTCCGCCGACGGCGGGATTGCCGGTGCAAAACCGATCGTATCCGATGGCGGCTTGTCCCAGGTAATCCGCGAATTTCACGGCCTCTTGCAACGGCATTCCGCGAAGTCGCGCAGGCATCGCCATCAGCGGACCCACCGAAAGGATTCGGTCGAGGAATTCCTCGTCTTCGGGTGACGGCTCTGCGTGCAGTTGCTCCAGCAACGCGTTCAGTTCCTTGCGGGAGACTTCGCTGGGATCGCGTCCCATATCGATCAACCGTTTGGTGAGACGCCGAATCTCCAGCGCGCCGATCAGTTCACGCATGTCGATCCCGTAGTAGAGCCGATCAAGCGCGCAGCACTTGCCCCAGTAGTCGATCCGCTCCTCGCCAGTCGGTTTCCCTTGCGTGCTCGGAATCACCATCCGCAACGATTTTTTCGCGAAGTTCAGTTCGTACAATTCGGGAAAGAAGCATCCCGGCGAATATCCGCCGACGATTACGCCCAGGTCGGGCCACTTTTCAGGATGGGCTTGATCGTATTTCTCGCCGATGAACGCATACAGATTCGAAGCCAACGCCGAGACCGGCCACGCGCGGATCGGCGCCGCAGGTTCTTGATACTGGTGAAATTCGAACTCGCGGATGAGGCTGATGATCGTTCGATTGTCGATCTCCCCGAGCCCATTGATCATGACAGCGATGGGTCGCGCGCGAATCTCCGTGATCTTCTCGACGCTCTGGTGAATCGAGTCGACATCGCCACCTGCGCTGATCTGAGACAGACTGTCTGCAGCCATCACGAGGCCTTCATTTACCGAGATGGCGATGTTGATCGTCATAGGTATTCCTTGCGCAAATAGCGCGAGATCGCAAAAACTGTCGGCCTTCGGCCGAGTGGGCGACCTATTCGGGATCGGATGACTGATTCCAGTCCTTAAGCGAAGGCCGGGCGGAATGGAATGCGCGAGGCCCGTCACCGCTGCAAACCTTCGGCGGCAGTGCTATTTCCCGGCTGGCGAACCGCCTGTGAAACGACGCCGGGCGGACCGGTCGAGAGCATTAGGCCGCCAGTTAGATGCGTAGGTCTCCAACCATACTCTTAGCCGAAGAAGCTTGAGGCTTCGGAAATAGTCGGCTACGAAGGACGCAGCACTCTCGATGCTCCAGGCCGCCGTTAGGAGGGCGCTCTTGGGCGATCGCGGCTATAGGTCGCTCCACGCCGCGGACGATTCGGACCGTGGCACGAGGGTGTGGACCTCATCGAACTGGAAAGGCAGAATCCGACTTGTAGTATGGTCGCAGCGATACAGATCATCGCGACCAATCTTGCAAACTCTCCCAAATGTAAAACTCGAGTCCCGTGCAGCATCGCCGACGCCCCTAGGATCAGGCCGGCAGCTATGGCAAAGGCATATGTCCATTGGATGCGCGCTGAAACGGTGTGTACTTGCGGGCATGTCCACCGTCGCAGTATATCGCGCAGCGCCCGCAACATCGGAATGCTCCAGACTAACAGGGTCACCGATGCCGCAACAATTAATGCACCCTCCCGGACATTCCTAATCTGAAAAATCGCGAGAGTGGGTACCGCCAGAATCAAAGTTGAAATGAACAAAGCGGCGAGCCTGCGTATCGAGATCGGCTTGGCTGTTGCGAAGATATATATTAGGGCTAGCGCCATCGCGACTACTTCGATATTGTTTCGCGTGTTCGATCACGATCGCGGTGATCACGTCTGATGGCGGACTTGACATCGCGCCTTAACGTATCCGGAAGAGCTTGGTACTCCTGACTAATCGCGGCCGCAAGTGAACTTAGCGCTGAGGTATGGTCGTAAGGCACGATCGTCGAGACACCGGAACGCTCGAGCACATCGACTTGGTGTTCTATTCTCGGGATCCGGTCCCTTAGCTCAGTGCGAGCATCCCGCATTTGCTGTTCGAGGCCAAGGGACGCCGACACGTATGCTCGATAGCAACGGTCGTCGTCCGCTACACGCTTGGCGATCTGGGAAACGTCGCGCTCCTCAAAGCGGCGCGTGGCTTCTGCAATTCCCAGATTCTGGCGCGACTGATGCGCCGCGCGGATTAACGTTTCGGCCTTGGCGGCTGCGGCGCGCGTAAACGGATTCCAGGAGTGTTTCTCGGCGTCAAGCTGTGCCAGCCGCGTGCGCTCTGCATCGGTCAGCCTCGTGGGTTCGAAGGCGCCTCGCTCGATGCGGGCGCGTTCCGCTGCCACGGCCTCGTTCGCCAGCGGCTTTGCAACTCGGGGAAGCCTACTGCGCTCGGCGCGGGCATGTTCGTACCGTGCCTCTTGCTCGGCTCGGATCACGTTGAGGCGTGCACGCACTTCGGCGAGACTCAGCGTGCGCGCAATGTCCGCATCGCGCTGGCGCCGACCGGCTGACGCCAGGAGTGTGTCAAGCACGCGCTGAGCGGCTTGATCGCCGGCGCGAGCTTTCTCGGCGGCAAATCCTCGGTAGTCCATAGGCTTCTCCTTACGCGCCAGCCCACGCTCCGCTGCCAGCACGATTTTGGTCGATTCCCACCGGACGCGCGCCGCGTCGCACTCGTGCGCGCGTCGGCGAGCGATGACTGCGTCGATCGACCAATAGGCGATCTGTCGAGCAACTAGACTGTGGACACCTAGTCGCGCTACTGCACGCAACAGTTGGCGCGCTTCGCGGCAGCGCAGTGCTTCGAGCCGTCGCTGCGCGTGCTCGCGCTCCCATGCTGCCGTTCGACGATCCTCGGCTGCCCGATTCTTGTCGCCGAAGAATCGGTCACGGTACGCTGCGTATGCAGCACGCGTGCTCGCGTGATTTACGATGCGACTGGCTTCGTGCAGCGCCCAACGCGGATCGTTGTTTGCCTCTGTTTCGGCACGGTTGCGGATCGCGCGATTACGCGACCGCACTCGATCCTGGACGGCGCCGTGGGATTGCTGCTGTCGTTGCGGCTCGGTATCGGGAAAGGGGCCGAACCGCTGCTCAAGTGCTGACTTCTTGCAGCGCGGGGCGATGCGCGACGCGCCGCACCCCTGCGCATCGGGATGCTGCCCTTGCGCGAAGGCGAGACCTTGTACACGACCGCCGCGCTCGACGAGCTTGACGACGATGCCATGCTGATCGAGTCGCTGTCGCAGCTCATCCCATGAGCGCGCCGTATCGACGCCTGCGAGAATCGTTAGACGGACGGCATCACTCCATGGCACGCCGCGCGCTACGCCGGGATCTGACTCGTGCGAGGGCGTGAATGGCCCGAAGCGGCGTTCGAGCGCGGAGAGTGCGCAGCGTGGATGGATGCGTGACGCCGCGCATCCGGGCGCTGTGCGATCGAAGCCTTCCGCGAATGCGAGACCCTGCACGCGGTCACCACGGCGGACGAGTTTCACGATGACGCCCTCCGCGCGAAGACGCTCGCGCAGATCGTTCCAGGTGCGCGCGCCGTCGACGGCATCAAGAACGTAGGGCCGTGCCGCGTCCTGCCACGGCAGCTCACCGTCCTTGTGCAGGCGGCGGTACACGCCATCGCTCAGCCCGCGTTCCGGCTCGGGCGGAAGATCGTGAAGCCGCTCGATCCGCTGGATGATGTCGCGGTTGTGGTGGCCGACAACGATGTCCCAGCCGCGCTCGGCAGCAATCTCCGCGCAGGTACGCTCGCGAAGGATCCGCTCGTGCCAGAGGTCGTTGGCGCGGCCGTCCGCGCCGACACGGTTCGCGATCACATGCGCGTGGAAGTCGTCGGTGTCCTTATGGGCGGCCAGGACGTACTGATGGTCGTCCATCCCAATCGCCTTCAGCAACCGCTCCGCATCGCTGACGACCTGATCGCGCGTGGGATGTTCGTGCTTTGCGTAGGCGATAATGAGGTGATAGACCGGATCGCGACAGCGCGCCGAGAGCGCGGCGACCGCCTCCATCTCGATCGCCGCCGTTTCCACCGACATCACTCCGCGAAGATGAACCCATGCTGCCTTCTCGGGAGCGCTCGCGTACGTGACGCCACCCTCGAAGGTCACGCCCGCAGCGGCCACGGCACGTTGGTGCGTATGCTCCGTGATGTAGTCGACGCCGACGGCGAAGGTCCGGGTGTGGGCGCGGGCCGCGACGGATTTCGTAATCATCGCGTGATCCCGCCGACCACCGTTCGTAATTGGTCGAGGCAAGCGCGAAGCTCGTCCTGCGGGATCGTCCCGTTCGCCCGTCCGTAGGCCTGAAGTTGATGGAGATCGGCAGCGATCGCGCTCAGCTGCCGAACTGTGCCCGCGGTGTCGTCCGCCACCATCGGCCGCCTCACACGGCGCTGCCGTCCACTGCCACGGAATACCGCTTTCCGCACAAAGTCCGCAAGCGTTAGTCGGCGAGCACGCGCAACGGAAGCCAGGTGTGCCGCCTCTTCAGGCGTGAGGCGGATCCAGAGCCGTTTCGTACGCACGGCTCGCCGAGTCGCGTTCATGGAGCGCTGCTACGCGCCGTGCCGGGCTGAGCGAAGCGACCCCGGCACCGCATCGCTCTGTTGCGGGCTGAGGGAAGCGACCCCGCTTTTCTGGCTGGGCGGACGGCGCCGAAGGCGTTGTCCGCACAGCCACCGGCTTGCGTCGTGAAAAATCGTTGTGGCGCGATGCCTGCCTGGTGCGCCGGTTGGTGAGCCATGCTAGAATCATAGCAAGATCCATAGTAAAGTCAATCATTTCATATGGATGCAAGTTCATAGCAATAACGAGGTAACCAATGCTGTCGGATGAGTTGATCGCAAAGATCGGCGATTGCATTGACGCCATGCCACCGAAGCCGGCGTCACGCCGCGAGCTCGATGTGCTGGTCTCGCGCATCGAGGGAAAGATTCGTGCAGCGCAAGAGCGCGGAGCCACATATGCTGAGATCGCCACACAGATAAGCGAGAGCGGCTACCCGATCAAGGCCAACGCGTTGCGCATCGCCGTGCAGCGTCGCCGCAGGCAACGGTCAGACGTAAAGGATCCGGGCCGAAGAAGCGCCGCGCGACGTTCGCCGCCACGGGCGCGTGACAGCGGTGTTGCCGCGGCGCAGCCGGCGGACTCAAAACGGACATGAAACCGCGATGGTATTGGTGCGTCGCGGTCACGCTCGTGATACTCGGCGGATGCGGCCATGGATCTGGCGACGCTCTGCTTGGGAAATGGACGAATCATCACCTGGAGGCGACGCAGCCTGCGATCGTGTCAATCGAGTTCTTGCCGAAGAACACGGTGACGATCAATGCAATCGATGCGTTCGCAGCAACGGGCTGGCATTCGCCAACGACGTCGACCGGCCAGTATGAAGTCGTCGCTCCAAACAGGCTCAAGATCACCGAAGA
This Candidatus Eremiobacterota bacterium DNA region includes the following protein-coding sequences:
- a CDS encoding multiubiquitin domain-containing protein — protein: MEPKESAGRESGAKIWIDDVEHVVDVLELSGKQLKELAGKNGGARLFLAQAETRDLAIADDEIVQINGGEQFRTTKIRKAYQIYIDEVEYVVETEKMTGTQIKQLAGKPADYTLFLERPGQPDKQIRDDEVVHIKEGEHFHTVPPANFG
- a CDS encoding RES family NAD+ phosphorylase, whose protein sequence is MHDEAELRAALPKIRLATCSETWTNVSLYKWRKTLLSAAGSAVSDGRYHRAGKAPALYFAKSPIVALAEVGSLAAVGGKYMMAPRAPQIITCVHVEIPIGILDLTDPSNHGALGTSMQELTGSWLLDVDPPTIRLGQVTYSLGIPAIKFPSKFGEKDIEPNLVVFIDHLQEHSGAKLDPHDPESDLPKTVVPLRGP
- a CDS encoding ThiF family adenylyltransferase, with product MKTLVIPANLAQELRKLFEAAPLESGGVLYCREACGLNDVKLLGVEFSPYEEDEYRKRTAESLTVDPVAVNERIQRANRDGLSIVQVHTHPASEQATFSSVDAAGEDEMMPVIARRLPDRVHATLVLGRSSSSVRFYDRELNRNDGRIVSVGAKIERLDHLRVGTIDRFVRSYLALGKGGQAALQDMTIGVVGLGGLGSVVAEQLSYLGVERVVLIDPDHVEESNLNRVVGAVPSDVRRNKVEVAAARYRSVLPSATVDMVVGSIIDERVARAIVDCDLAFCCTDGHGSRAVLSWLAYQYLVPVVDVGVQIDVFDETVAAIAGRVQLVGPGMPCLHCCESLDANRVREEFMTEEERARDAYVTGAAVAQPAVVTFNSVAASLATTMLLGLATPLRLAARMQTFNAMTGQVRPAEATPKDGCPFCSASSAVFGLGDSLPGIWRKDVGLTVSRYRFVSFGPVKRVVTQTDAQAHACTGGIGLVMAGKLPKMAVFACPDGCGQTLKINLMRQMGRAWTASVDRIGRLTLSPSVDLSGGCRAHFILGSNVARVIYA
- a CDS encoding DUF2384 domain-containing protein, whose product is MPGKGKREIYDAALLKRVALGFDVDERVVHNAIEKQPISLADFVERSERVRRGLEHELGGEETLKAWLKTENHGLDDERPIEFFKDGRIDVLERVEKALKGLQFG
- a CDS encoding relaxase/mobilization nuclease domain-containing protein; the encoded protein is MPRPITNGGRRDHAMITKSVAARAHTRTFAVGVDYITEHTHQRAVAAAGVTFEGGVTYASAPEKAAWVHLRGVMSVETAAIEMEAVAALSARCRDPVYHLIIAYAKHEHPTRDQVVSDAERLLKAIGMDDHQYVLAAHKDTDDFHAHVIANRVGADGRANDLWHERILRERTCAEIAAERGWDIVVGHHNRDIIQRIERLHDLPPEPERGLSDGVYRRLHKDGELPWQDAARPYVLDAVDGARTWNDLRERLRAEGVIVKLVRRGDRVQGLAFAEGFDRTAPGCAASRIHPRCALSALERRFGPFTPSHESDPGVARGVPWSDAVRLTILAGVDTARSWDELRQRLDQHGIVVKLVERGGRVQGLAFAQGQHPDAQGCGASRIAPRCKKSALEQRFGPFPDTEPQRQQQSHGAVQDRVRSRNRAIRNRAETEANNDPRWALHEASRIVNHASTRAAYAAYRDRFFGDKNRAAEDRRTAAWEREHAQRRLEALRCREARQLLRAVARLGVHSLVARQIAYWSIDAVIARRRAHECDAARVRWESTKIVLAAERGLARKEKPMDYRGFAAEKARAGDQAAQRVLDTLLASAGRRQRDADIARTLSLAEVRARLNVIRAEQEARYEHARAERSRLPRVAKPLANEAVAAERARIERGAFEPTRLTDAERTRLAQLDAEKHSWNPFTRAAAAKAETLIRAAHQSRQNLGIAEATRRFEERDVSQIAKRVADDDRCYRAYVSASLGLEQQMRDARTELRDRIPRIEHQVDVLERSGVSTIVPYDHTSALSSLAAAISQEYQALPDTLRRDVKSAIRRDHRDRDRTRETISK
- a CDS encoding helix-turn-helix transcriptional regulator produces the protein MISLRREQGLNQADLAARIRREDGRIGISRQYLNDIEHDRRSPAGDHIIREIAKALRADPAFLTFLAGQMPPEIRSMDLDERQLRAAIEGFRKAARKISR
- a CDS encoding helix-turn-helix transcriptional regulator, with product MVSISEQIAHRLKAEREGRSLSQQELATKLGVAPNTVSRWETGTYKPRLDDLGKIAAALDLDIGALIPQNSANSEATLQRLIDIARLLDPAEIEEVKRYAEFRRAQSRRRTVDERTS